The Candidatus Methylomirabilota bacterium DNA window ATTTCGAGAATGGGCTCCCACCGGATGAAGTGTGGACGGAGCAATTCGTCAGTGCACTGGCCAGGGTCAAGGGTGCATTAGTCAGAAGGAACAGACTGTCTTTAAGACTTTACGCATTCTGCCATTTATCACTCGGATGCCTTTTTGGCTACATCTTTCGGAAAACGACGGGCTACAAATTAGAACTTGAACAGATCACGAATGGTAAACCCACAATCTGGGCGACAGACGCGAAGCGTGAAGCAAATCCATTGCGTGTGGTCGAACTTCCCGGTGTACTAGAGTCGAGAGATTTGTGCGTGAAGATTAATCTCATGTCTGCGGACGACACGTCTGTGGCAAGACACGCCGAGAAGAACAATATGTCTTATCGTGCTGTACTAGAGCTGTCTCCAGCGCATTATCCGTGCACAATCACTGGCAGCGAAGCTATTGCCATTGCGACAGACCTGGCGGACAAGGTCAAAGAGTGTCATGCCCGTTATGACACCAACACGGTTCATCTATTCGCGGCGATTCCTTTGGGGCTGTCCGTCCTGATCGGCTACAACCTGAATGCGTGCGGTACCATTCAATGTTATGAATTTGACAACGCGCGGAGAGAGTATTTTCCTTCCTGCACGTTGATTTAGCCCCACCTTCTGGGCTGGCGCGCCTCGGTAATCTGGGGCAGACCACGATTGTCGATGGTAAGACGCAAAGAAAGCGTAGTTCGTCCCTTTCGGGGGTAGCGCTCCCTGACCCCATTTCTCGTTAACGTGCGCGGTCAGCGGCCGGGGGGCGAGGATCGCGAGCATCGGGCCCGCTGAAGTGACTCGTTAGACGGTTCGGCGGCAACACTACCCTCCCGGCGTCACGATGGCCACACGCAATCCGCGGACGAGCCGTGGGTTTCGGCGATTCCTGAGACCAAGTGATTCGCGGTACCTGCGATACCACAGTGCGAACTCCTGCGCAGGAACGCCATGAGACGGCAATACGTCACGGATGCGCCGCATTTCGTAGTCAGGATTGATGGTCGCGTGACCAGGCCAACACCGAACTATCTTGCTCTGCGTGCCTCCGAAGA harbors:
- a CDS encoding SAVED domain-containing protein codes for the protein MSPPIYFLSYSRQNLNDIKTIARTLMIHGIEVWQDISNLGTGLAESKIREAISVGSDGLLLFITPQSLKSDFIRSVELPEAEKKYKNDSNFQIVPVFGVPIDDASAALKGCLTIPISNFNGAKIGGQGERQDVLTAAQRAAEIILEGLRIQQIDPLCIGLSSKQKTPADVALHLDFTSYFENGLPPDEVWTEQFVSALARVKGALVRRNRLSLRLYAFCHLSLGCLFGYIFRKTTGYKLELEQITNGKPTIWATDAKREANPLRVVELPGVLESRDLCVKINLMSADDTSVARHAEKNNMSYRAVLELSPAHYPCTITGSEAIAIATDLADKVKECHARYDTNTVHLFAAIPLGLSVLIGYNLNACGTIQCYEFDNARREYFPSCTLI